The Pyrus communis chromosome 9, drPyrComm1.1, whole genome shotgun sequence genome has a segment encoding these proteins:
- the LOC137745232 gene encoding elongator complex protein 5 yields MAEWVCRALRDGALEGEHAPALAIKDSIVSPLGFQVFGHVLSQLSTNISAGKSQSRGLVLVAFSRSPLYYVNLLKRRGLDNSSQQRIQILDCYTDPLGWREGLVECGSAKNLPHEVYKAASVCRNVKDVDTLLSSIISLGEGLVGQAKVSFSVAIDSVNEMLRHATLSSGSGLLSNLRCCEQISSIFWFFHADLCEERVTAVIEYMSSMVASIEPLIPITNGHRGNSENLSLAERNFTQGKFHVRCKRRNGRVRVMFEEIHVGQSGINFTSPSSEDGVINQVNQALLPKVQFNLQLSEKEKNDRAKVVLPFEHQGNGKPVQIYDGRKSLMDSKYDAAPASTVNSNTNDESSKGEIIYFRDSEDEMPDSDEDPDDDLDI; encoded by the exons ATGGCGGAATGGGTTTGCAGAGCCCTTCGAGACGGTGCGTTGGAAGGCGAGCATGCACCTGCTCTCGCAATCAAGGACTCAATAGTCTCACCTCTCGGCTTCCAAGTTTTTGGTCACGTCCTCTCCCAGCTCTCCACCAACATTTCAGCCGGAAAATCTCAGTCACG AGGTCTTGTGCTCGTCGCGTTTTCTCGGAGTCCGTTGTATTATGTAAATTTGTTGAAGAGGAGAGGACTCGATAATTCCTCTCAGCAACG GATTCAGATTTTGGATTGTTACACGGACCCTCTTGGATGGAGAGAAGGGCTTGTGGAGTGTGGAAGTGCGAAAAATCTCCCTCATGAAGTTTACAAAGCAGCTAGTGTTTGCAGGAATGTGAAGGATGTGGACACGTTGCTCTCTTCAATTATTTCACTTGGAGAAG GATTGGTTGGACAGGCGAAAGTTAGTTTCAGTGTTGCGATAGATTCG GTAAATGAAATGTTAAGGCATGCAACTTTGTCATCAGGTTCTGGCCTTTTAAGCAACCTTCGCTGCTGTg AGCAAATTTCAAGCATCTTTTGGTTTTTCCATGCGGATCTTTGTGAAGAAAGGGTCACTGCTGTTATTGAATACATGTCCTCTATGGTGGCCAGCATAGAACCATTAATCCCAATTACAAATGGACACAGAGGTAATTCAGAGAATCTTTCTTTAGCTGAACGGAATTTTACACAAGGGAAATTTCATGTCAGATGCAAACGTAGAAATGGACGTGTCCGAGTGATG TTTGAAGAAATTCATGTTGGGCAGTCGGGCATCAACTTCACATCCCCTTCATCTGAAGATGGAGTAATCAATCAAGTCAATCAAGCCCTTTTGCCGAAG GTGCAATTCAATCTACAGCTGtcagagaaagagaaaaatgataGGGCCAAGGTTGTACTTCCGTTTGAACACCAAG GAAATGGTAAACCCGTACAAATTTATGATGGTCGAAAATCTCTGATGGATAGCAAATATGATGCTGCACCTGCTTCAACTGTGAATTCAAACACCAATGATGAGTCTAGCAAGGGTGAAATAATATATTTTCGCGATTCAGAAGATGAGATGCCGGATTCTGATGAGGATCCTGATGATGATTTGGATATTTAG